The following proteins are encoded in a genomic region of Reichenbachiella sp.:
- a CDS encoding RNA-directed DNA polymerase: protein MNILQFDHDEAREFFLKEESYFNFDLPPYFVFEELLREISDTIGDTEIEEFYKGYKPATGKVKKPFPSEFEDVNYVLLNNKDGKYAWRPFELIHPFLYVSLVHKITTESNWELIQNRFKEFQNNEKLICHSIPTESEDDSSDVATSIINWWQGIEQESLKLALSFEYVIHTDISDCYGSIYTHSIPWAIHTKAFSKINRGQEHVGNAVDKLLRDMSFGQTNGIPQGSALTDFIAEMILGYADLELTEQITNQGITDYKILRYRDDYRIFVNNPQEGELITKYLTEILISLGMRLNAQKTLVSNDVIVDSIKPDKLYWLSQKKGTSGLQQHLLLILKLSREHPNSGSLRKALDKFYNRIYKLEETNDNIHVLVSILIDIAFKNPRTYPISCGILSKLLSLIDIEDQRDEILTLINKRFSTIPNTGHIKIWLQRVTIKLDREKEYEEPLCQLVNDDSIELWNSEWLNSDLQKIMKEADLIDEEVIDEIDEIIETDEILLFDY from the coding sequence ATGAATATTCTCCAATTTGACCATGATGAAGCCCGAGAGTTTTTCTTGAAAGAGGAAAGCTATTTCAACTTTGATCTCCCACCATATTTTGTTTTTGAAGAATTGCTGAGAGAAATTTCTGATACAATTGGCGATACTGAAATAGAAGAATTTTACAAAGGATATAAACCTGCAACTGGTAAAGTAAAGAAACCATTTCCAAGTGAGTTTGAAGATGTTAACTATGTCTTACTCAACAATAAGGATGGGAAATACGCTTGGAGACCATTTGAACTTATTCATCCTTTTCTTTACGTTTCTTTGGTTCACAAAATAACAACTGAATCGAACTGGGAATTAATTCAAAATAGATTTAAGGAATTCCAGAATAATGAAAAGTTGATTTGTCATAGCATTCCAACAGAATCTGAAGACGATTCATCAGATGTCGCTACCTCAATAATCAACTGGTGGCAGGGAATTGAACAGGAATCTTTGAAACTGGCTCTGAGTTTCGAATATGTAATTCATACGGACATCAGTGATTGCTATGGTTCCATTTACACTCATTCTATTCCTTGGGCAATTCATACAAAAGCATTTTCAAAAATTAATAGAGGGCAAGAACATGTTGGTAATGCGGTTGATAAGCTGCTTCGAGATATGTCTTTTGGTCAGACTAATGGAATCCCTCAGGGTAGTGCCTTAACTGACTTTATCGCTGAAATGATTCTGGGATATGCCGACCTTGAACTAACAGAACAAATCACCAACCAAGGAATAACTGATTACAAAATTCTTAGATATCGAGATGATTACAGAATTTTTGTAAACAATCCACAAGAAGGCGAACTAATTACCAAGTATCTAACCGAAATTCTGATTAGCCTAGGCATGAGGTTGAATGCTCAAAAGACGTTAGTATCGAATGATGTTATTGTTGATTCAATAAAACCAGACAAGCTGTATTGGTTGAGTCAAAAAAAAGGAACTTCTGGACTTCAGCAACACTTATTGCTGATTCTTAAACTGTCAAGAGAACATCCCAATTCAGGAAGTTTAAGAAAAGCTCTTGATAAATTCTACAATCGAATCTATAAGTTAGAAGAGACTAATGATAACATTCATGTCTTGGTGAGCATTCTGATTGATATAGCTTTTAAGAACCCAAGAACATACCCAATTTCTTGTGGGATTCTAAGTAAACTACTTTCTCTAATAGATATTGAAGATCAGCGTGATGAAATTTTGACTTTGATTAACAAACGATTCAGTACTATTCCCAATACAGGTCATATAAAAATTTGGCTACAAAGAGTAACAATCAAACTTGATAGAGAAAAGGAATACGAAGAGCCTCTTTGTCAGCTGGTGAATGATGATAGCATAGAATTATGGAACTCTGAATGGCTAAACTCAGACCTACAGAAAATAATGAAGGAAGCAGATTTAATTGATGAAGAGGTTATTGACGAAATTGATGAAATAATCGAAACGGATGAAATCTTACTATTTGACTACTAA
- a CDS encoding response regulator, whose product MKLLIVDDSSVMRRTIEKHLTNYNLEIVGMAKNGKDAINQFEMKRPDVVTLDITMPEMDGLTCLDKMMAINPEAKVMIITALSDKYTGLLALDKGARGFLYKPVNQTDLVTAFDKLLKRN is encoded by the coding sequence ATGAAACTATTGATTGTAGACGATTCATCAGTGATGCGTCGCACCATTGAAAAACACCTGACCAATTATAATTTAGAAATAGTAGGCATGGCCAAAAACGGCAAGGATGCCATCAATCAGTTCGAAATGAAGCGACCAGATGTCGTCACCCTCGATATAACCATGCCTGAAATGGATGGGCTCACCTGCCTTGATAAAATGATGGCGATAAATCCTGAGGCTAAGGTGATGATCATCACGGCGTTGTCAGACAAATACACGGGACTGCTGGCTCTGGATAAGGGCGCACGAGGTTTTCTATATAAACCAGTAAATCAAACCGATCTGGTAACTGCATTTGACAAACTTTTAAAAAGAAATTAA
- a CDS encoding enoyl-CoA hydratase/isomerase family protein, with translation MSTDQCNSLRKVFMQACQLDHKVIVLQSGSDIWSNGIDLNTIECSDNPADESWENIVAIDDLIREIINCESKVVVSAMTGNAGAGGVILALAADFVFARDGVVLNPHYKKMGLYGSEYWTYLLPKRVGQKQALQLTEECEALVAGQAKNLGLIDDCFGETLEAFKATVREKVKKLVVHEAYHKLISDKRLLRLKDETKKSLDSYRDEELKKMSEIFYSGESDYHMKRHFFVNKISAKRQIESNWNIINYKCVEAKPVLENA, from the coding sequence ATGTCAACTGATCAATGCAACAGTTTGAGAAAGGTATTTATGCAGGCTTGTCAGTTGGATCATAAGGTGATTGTACTTCAAAGCGGATCAGATATTTGGTCAAACGGAATAGATTTAAATACCATCGAATGTTCTGATAATCCGGCAGATGAGTCTTGGGAGAATATAGTGGCGATAGATGATTTGATTAGAGAAATCATTAATTGCGAGTCTAAGGTCGTCGTATCGGCCATGACAGGAAATGCAGGTGCAGGAGGAGTGATATTGGCACTTGCTGCTGATTTTGTCTTTGCCAGAGACGGGGTAGTTTTAAATCCTCATTACAAAAAAATGGGATTGTATGGATCTGAGTATTGGACTTACCTTTTGCCTAAACGAGTAGGTCAGAAACAAGCCCTTCAGCTAACGGAGGAATGTGAAGCTTTAGTGGCTGGTCAGGCCAAGAATTTGGGACTTATTGATGATTGTTTTGGGGAGACGCTTGAAGCTTTTAAAGCCACGGTTAGAGAAAAGGTGAAAAAGCTTGTTGTCCATGAAGCGTATCATAAGCTTATTTCTGATAAACGATTGTTAAGATTGAAGGATGAGACAAAAAAATCACTTGACAGCTATCGGGATGAAGAACTCAAGAAGATGAGTGAGATATTTTATTCCGGTGAAAGTGATTACCATATGAAGAGACATTTTTTTGTAAATAAGATTAGTGCAAAGAGACAAATTGAATCCAATTGGAATATCATCAATTATAAATGTGTTGAAGCTAAGCCCGTGTTGGAAAATGCTTGA
- a CDS encoding ATP-binding protein: protein MTNNLTKQELAISFKEINQKSDTFIVRFLFAHVAFSLFLATFYDTWLLAISVGSLSLISWYLIKLTLPNTQLHQYVASMFFGVYVGLFIYQMHGLFEMHFFAFIASAILITYQNWKLQVPLILFVGLHHGAFAYAQFIGTQEVYFTQLEYMDLQTFIFHISLAVTVVTICGFWAHNLRIATIQNAMKSKELESSNSKLESSLSEIQVAHSELDKERKEVKYLYNQSEAVFDNVDEGIFLLNKDFTISDVYSKQMEKIFEQKEIANQEFINFMRPRLVTRDLEALQMYIKHLFDKNIETDVLAQLNPVEHIEIFHYDEQGIAHSKHIKIVFSRVFEGEDIRNILVTVIDETETVQLEMKVKEAELKNKQETEQMLSILRIEPDLLMDFLVTAEETLESISLRYEMDSKRDFNELINFTFNTIHNLKGNASLIDLQLITEKFHDLENSLSKLKTKNVVGNDFLNILYEISEISILLSNIKALLNRVINISTQFSQKQMDTDDRLAEALERGAKRISADVGKKVRFEFANEKHIQIPEKFKLDIKDISIQLIRNSIIHGIETPDVRVANNKPEEALIQLSLNPSEKGDNLHFKYKDDGQGLDLKKILHQAVEKGMVNKESVKGFEAKDILKLLFKDGFSTSESVTEHSGRGHGLSLVNSLTKKHNGKLNISFKKGKSFELDFIFPVNTPELAIVA, encoded by the coding sequence ATGACAAACAACCTAACAAAACAAGAACTTGCGATTTCATTCAAGGAAATTAATCAAAAGTCCGATACATTTATCGTTAGATTTTTATTCGCTCATGTGGCCTTTTCTCTCTTTTTGGCCACCTTTTACGACACTTGGCTCCTAGCTATTTCTGTTGGGTCTCTATCCCTTATCTCCTGGTATTTGATCAAACTAACACTTCCCAATACTCAGCTGCATCAATATGTAGCCAGTATGTTTTTCGGTGTCTATGTGGGATTGTTTATCTACCAAATGCACGGCCTTTTCGAAATGCACTTTTTTGCTTTCATAGCTTCGGCCATCTTAATTACCTATCAAAACTGGAAGCTACAAGTGCCTCTGATATTGTTTGTTGGATTGCATCATGGGGCATTTGCCTATGCACAATTTATCGGCACGCAAGAAGTCTACTTTACTCAATTGGAGTATATGGATTTGCAAACCTTCATTTTCCATATCAGTCTTGCAGTCACGGTAGTTACCATTTGTGGGTTCTGGGCACACAACCTCAGAATAGCAACCATCCAAAATGCTATGAAATCTAAAGAACTAGAAAGTTCCAATTCAAAACTGGAAAGTTCACTTAGTGAGATACAGGTTGCCCACAGTGAATTGGACAAAGAACGAAAGGAAGTTAAATATCTATATAACCAGTCGGAAGCCGTGTTCGACAATGTAGACGAAGGAATTTTCCTACTCAACAAAGATTTTACCATTAGCGATGTATACTCTAAACAAATGGAGAAAATTTTTGAACAAAAGGAAATTGCTAATCAAGAGTTCATCAATTTTATGCGCCCTCGCCTGGTCACCAGGGATTTGGAGGCCCTTCAGATGTACATCAAACATCTTTTTGACAAGAACATTGAAACGGATGTGCTGGCACAACTCAACCCAGTGGAGCACATTGAGATCTTCCACTATGACGAACAAGGCATCGCGCATTCCAAACACATCAAAATTGTCTTTTCAAGAGTATTTGAGGGAGAAGATATCAGGAACATCCTGGTAACCGTAATCGACGAAACAGAAACAGTTCAGCTCGAAATGAAAGTCAAAGAGGCAGAGCTTAAAAACAAGCAAGAAACTGAGCAAATGCTAAGTATTCTAAGAATCGAGCCAGATTTGCTCATGGACTTTTTGGTTACCGCTGAGGAAACTCTGGAAAGCATTTCACTTCGCTATGAGATGGATTCGAAAAGAGACTTCAATGAGCTGATCAACTTTACCTTCAACACTATTCACAATCTCAAGGGCAACGCCTCTCTCATTGATCTGCAACTGATCACTGAAAAATTCCACGATCTGGAAAACTCGCTAAGCAAGCTGAAAACCAAAAATGTAGTAGGCAACGACTTTTTGAACATTCTCTATGAAATCAGTGAAATTTCAATTCTGCTTTCCAATATTAAGGCGCTCCTCAACCGAGTCATCAATATCTCCACACAATTTTCTCAAAAGCAAATGGATACTGACGACAGACTGGCCGAAGCGCTGGAAAGAGGTGCGAAGAGAATTAGCGCAGACGTGGGAAAAAAAGTCAGGTTTGAATTTGCCAACGAAAAACACATACAGATTCCTGAAAAATTTAAGTTAGACATCAAGGACATCAGCATCCAGCTTATTCGCAATTCCATCATACATGGAATTGAGACACCAGATGTACGTGTGGCCAACAACAAACCAGAAGAAGCGTTGATCCAATTGTCACTTAATCCATCAGAAAAAGGAGACAACCTTCATTTCAAATACAAAGACGATGGCCAAGGCCTTGATCTAAAGAAAATTCTTCATCAAGCGGTGGAGAAAGGAATGGTGAACAAAGAATCTGTCAAAGGTTTTGAGGCAAAGGATATTCTCAAACTACTCTTCAAGGATGGATTTTCAACCTCTGAAAGTGTAACGGAACATTCTGGTAGAGGTCATGGACTGAGTTTGGTCAACTCCCTTACCAAAAAACATAACGGAAAATTGAACATTTCATTCAAAAAAGGAAAGTCCTTCGAATTGGACTTCATTTTTCCTGTAAATACTCCTGAATTAGCCATCGTAGCCTAA
- a CDS encoding formyltransferase family protein produces the protein MRILFLVTSHNGLSQRLYCELVSDNQEVQIHVLDTDEQTISVVEDYLPDLIIAPFLKAAIPKLIWEKYVCLIVHPGIVGDRGPSALDWAIMRKEAIWGVTILQAAEDMDAGDIWASEEFEMRNATKSNLYRHEVTQAASSAIKKAIANFKNKSFEPQVLDYNHPSVKGNWNDPIKRKDRTFEWSDTTTSIIRKVQAADSSPGLLETRIFDEPLYMYGAHPESILKGQPGEIIAKRNGAICVGTGDGSLWITHLKKKKGGVKNKSANVINSLLIEVPEAPLDAFDSYKGQDTFREIWVEEDGDVLYINFDF, from the coding sequence ATGCGAATATTATTTTTGGTGACCAGCCATAATGGATTGAGTCAACGACTGTATTGTGAACTAGTGTCTGATAATCAAGAGGTACAAATTCATGTCCTTGATACAGATGAACAAACTATAAGCGTTGTAGAAGACTACCTTCCGGATCTAATCATAGCACCTTTTCTTAAAGCAGCCATACCCAAATTAATATGGGAAAAATACGTTTGTCTTATCGTTCATCCCGGAATAGTTGGTGACCGTGGGCCATCCGCTTTGGATTGGGCCATCATGAGAAAGGAGGCCATTTGGGGTGTCACGATATTACAGGCAGCTGAAGATATGGACGCAGGAGATATTTGGGCTTCAGAGGAGTTTGAGATGAGAAACGCTACCAAGAGTAATCTTTACAGGCATGAAGTGACACAGGCGGCCTCAAGTGCTATAAAGAAGGCCATTGCTAATTTCAAAAATAAAAGCTTTGAACCGCAAGTGCTTGATTATAATCACCCAAGCGTGAAGGGTAATTGGAACGATCCGATTAAAAGAAAGGACCGCACTTTTGAATGGTCTGATACGACTACCTCTATCATCCGAAAGGTTCAAGCAGCTGATAGTTCTCCGGGTTTGCTAGAAACTCGAATTTTTGACGAGCCACTTTATATGTATGGCGCTCATCCGGAGTCTATACTCAAAGGTCAGCCAGGTGAAATAATTGCTAAAAGAAACGGAGCTATTTGTGTGGGTACCGGGGATGGTAGTCTTTGGATTACCCATCTGAAGAAGAAAAAGGGAGGAGTAAAAAATAAGTCCGCAAATGTGATTAATTCATTGTTGATTGAGGTTCCCGAAGCGCCACTGGATGCTTTTGATTCGTACAAAGGCCAAGATACTTTTAGAGAAATCTGGGTTGAGGAGGACGGCGATGTACTCTATATCAATTTTGATTTTTAG
- a CDS encoding PIN domain-containing protein: MASKIFVDTDIIIDLLIDRQPHADAASIIFDLADKKKLKLFASSICLNNVHYIVRKELGDMKTRAIIGDLLELVEILSVSGKDIENAVNSEFKDFEDAIQHSVAQGSKEISAIVTRNTKDYKKSQIPVFNTDTYAKMVLKEG, from the coding sequence ATGGCATCTAAAATTTTTGTTGATACTGATATCATCATTGATCTACTTATTGACAGACAACCTCATGCAGATGCTGCTTCTATAATTTTTGATTTGGCGGATAAGAAGAAGCTTAAGCTATTCGCATCATCTATTTGTCTCAATAACGTTCACTACATTGTTAGAAAAGAACTTGGCGACATGAAAACCAGAGCCATTATTGGTGACCTACTAGAATTAGTAGAAATTCTTAGCGTCTCTGGCAAAGACATTGAAAACGCAGTTAACAGCGAATTCAAGGATTTTGAAGACGCGATTCAACATTCTGTAGCTCAAGGAAGCAAAGAAATTTCTGCCATCGTGACCAGAAACACGAAAGACTATAAGAAATCTCAAATTCCTGTTTTTAATACTGACACTTATGCAAAAATGGTGTTAAAAGAGGGATAA
- a CDS encoding DUF6364 family protein: MNTKLTLTLEKEIIDQAKKYASNKGRSLSEMVENYFRYLTESKTQSIEGEQLSPRVRKLRGVLKTDSSFNYKNNLNQAKDSKHGI; this comes from the coding sequence ATGAATACCAAATTAACTCTTACGCTTGAAAAGGAAATTATAGATCAAGCAAAAAAATATGCTTCAAACAAAGGCCGGAGCTTATCTGAAATGGTAGAAAACTATTTCCGCTACTTAACTGAGTCTAAAACTCAATCGATCGAAGGAGAACAATTATCTCCTAGAGTGCGAAAACTGAGAGGTGTATTAAAAACAGACTCTTCTTTCAATTACAAAAACAACCTTAACCAAGCAAAAGACAGTAAGCATGGCATCTAA